The Hornefia porci genome contains the following window.
AGAGACCTTTTCGACACCAGACTTATGGGAATCCTGACGCCCCGCCCCAGCCGGGTTCAGAAACGGTTCCGGCAGCTTTATGCCCAGAGCCCGAGACTCGCTACCGACGGATTCTACCGGTTCTGCAAGGATACCAATTACATTCGCACAGACCGGATTGCCAGAGATCTGAAATGGAAAGTGGACAGTGATTATGGGATGATTGACATTACGATTAACCTGTCCAAACCCGAAAAAGATCCCCGGGCTATCGCGGCGGCGCGCAGCGGAGAGCAGGAAGCGGGCCGGCTTGCGGACCACTCGCCCGGCTCCTTCGCAAGTTGTCAGGATTCTTCATCCAGCCGGCTCGCGGACTGCTTGAAAGGCTCGCTCGCGGACCACTCGAAAGGCCGGCCCGCGAACCTCGCAAGCCCTTCGCCCGACGGACGGATCGCCTATCCGCGATGCCAGCTCTGTATGGAGAACGAGGGCTACGCCGGGCGGCCGGACCATCCGGCCCGGCAGAATCTGCGGATTATCCCTCTCGAACTGCAGGGGGAACGGTGGGGATTCCAATATTCGCCGTACGTCTATTACAACGAGCACTGTATCATCCTGAACGGCCGCCACGTTCCGATGAAAATCGACCGCGGCACGTTCCGGAAACTGTTTGATTTTCTGCGGCAGTTCCCTCATTATTTCATCGGATCTAACGCAGATCTGCCCATCGTGGGAGGTTCCATTCTGACGCACGACCATTTCCAGGGCGGACGGTACACGTTCGCGATGGAGCGGGCGGAGCCGGAGGAAACTTTTTGTGTCCCCGGCTATGAAGAGGTATCAGCTGCGATTCTTCACTGGCCGCTGTCCGTCATCCGGCTTCGTCACAGCGATCCGGACCGTCTGACAGATCTTGCGGATCATATTTTGTGCGCGTGGAGAAATTACACGGATGAAACGGCGGGGATCTTCGCGGAGACCGGCGGCGAGCCTCACAACACGATCACGCCCATCGCCCGCAGGCGCGGCGGCGATTACGAGCTGGACCTGGCGCTGCGGAACAACATCACGACAGCGGAGCGGCCGCTGGGACTGTTCCATCCGCGGCCGGAGTATCATCATATCAAGAAGGAAAACATCGGTCTGATTGAAGTGATGGGGCTTGCGGTTCTGCCGTCCCGGCTGAAGAGGGAAATGGAGCTTCTGGCGGAGTGTCTGATTCGCGGCGGTGATCCGGCGGAGCATCCGTCGCTGACGAAACACGCCCGGTGGGCTTCGGAGCTTCGCGACAGATATGCGGTGATTGGTGAATCGAATGTCCGGGATATTTTGAAGGAAGAGATCGGACGGGTCTTTGTCGGCGTGCTGGAAGATGCGGGTGTGTTCCGGTGCACAGAGGAGGGACGGCGTGCCTTCCGACGGTTTATTTCGACGTTATAACGGAGGTAAAACAATATGAGGATTCTGGTTCTTGGCGGAGCGGGTTATATAGGCTCGCATACCGTGTATGCGCTGGCGGAGGCCGGCCATTCTGTGGCGGTGATTGATAATCTGGAAACCGGACACCTGGCGGCAGTGCATCCGTCGGCGACGTTCTACCAGGGAGACCTGCGTGACCGGGATTTTGTGGACGGCGTACTGGAGCAGGAGACGGAGCTGGACGCGGTGATTCACTTCGCGGCGAATTCCCTGGTGGCGGAGAGCATGCGCGATCCCCTGAAGTATTATGATAATAATCTCTGTGGCACAAAGACCATGCTGGAATCAATGGTGGCGCACGGGGTCGATAAAATTGTCTTTTCGTCAACGGCGGCGACCTATGGAATTCCCGAGCGCATTCCGATCCGGGAGACGGACCGTACTGAACCGGTGAATCCGTACGGAGAGACCAAGCTTTCCATGGAGAAGATGTTCAAATGGGTCGGAAAGGCTCACGGACTCCGGTTCGTGTCGCTGCGGTATTTCAATGCCGCAGGCGCGCATGTCAGCGGTCTCATCGGTGAGGATCATCATCCGGAAACGCATCTGATTCCTCTGATTCTTCAGGTTCCTGCCGGCAAAAGAGAGTTCATCAGTATCTTCGGGACGGATTACGCCACAGAGGACGGGACCTGTGTCCGGGATTACATTCATGTGACCGATCTGGCTCAGGCACACATCAAAGCGGTGGAGTATCTGATGGAGGGCGGACGCAGCGAAATCTTCAATCTGGGCAACGGCGTCGGGTTTTCGGTGCGTCAGGTGATCGACGCCGCCCGAAGGGTTACCGGACTGCCTGTCCCTGAAAGGGAGGAGACGCGCCGGCCCGGTGATCCGGATGTTCTGATCGCCTCCAGCGATAAGGCGAGGGAACTCCTGGGATGGAAGCCCGAGCATGACAGTCTGGAGGACATCATTGCCACTGCCTGGAACTGGCATCGTCGTCACCCCGACGGATACCGGGATTAAACCGCGCATTCCCCGCGGCTATGGTAAAAGCCCTGCAAGTATGGTATAATTCGGACATGCAGGGTTTTTTAGTATACATTTATAATATCGCATTCATCATCCTTTACATGAAGGTCATGGAGGTATGCACACGGGCGGAGGGCAGCACAGGTCTGCGCTGGATCCGGGATCTCCGGTTCCTGTTTCTGATGCTGCTGGTCCGGACCGTTATTAATTTTGCCTTCGATATGGGGCTGATCCAGGCGGATGTGCAGGGGATGGGGCGTTTTTATCTGAACCTGAATACCACGGCAGACGCGTTGATCTGTCTTTTTTATATCTGGTTTGTCACCGATTTTCTGGGACGGAAGGAGCGCGGCGGACTGTATTTTGTTCTCGCCGTCTGCGCGGGTCTGGAGTTTGCCGCCATCGATGCGTCCTCCTTCACCGTGCTGGCGCCCCTGGGGCAGTCGGCGATTTTCCTGTCTGCCGTTGCGACATTTGTATACGGCGTTGTTTCCTCCCGGGGAAACAAAGAAGAATCCGCCGGCGTTTTCCGCAGGCTGTGCATGGCGGCGACGGGGTTCGCGGCTGCGATTTTCGTGGAGAACATCTGGGTCTATCTCGCGAACGGCAAAGGCTGGTTCGATTTCGGTTACCGGGTGAATCCTGTGGATTACCTGTTCAGCATTGTGATGGCTGTCTGGCTGGTGCGCTGGATCCGCCGCATCGACGCCAGTGCGGAAAACAGTGCGATCGCGAGGAACCTCAGTCGTGAAAAGGGCGGGGAACCGCTGCGGAGTCCTGTGAACGAGCAGGAGAAGATGGAACAGTTCTGCAGCTATTACAAAATGACCGGCAGGGAGACGCAGGTGCTGGGTCTGATTCTGGGCGGCAGAAGCAATCAGGAGATTGCGGACGCTCTCTTCATCACGGTGGGAACGGTCAAGCATCATGTGCATAATATTTTCACCAAGCTGGAAATCGAGCGGCGCAGCCAGCTGATGCGGATGTTTATCGATTTTCAGGAACCGGAGGAGTGAATCGGCAGGCGGCCCGTTTCGTCTGAGGATGCGGGCCCGATCCGGAGAAAACCGGTCAGAGGGAACCGGACCCGCCCGGCGGCCGTTTGAGCGGGGACATATATTTGACTTGGAGGCGACTGTTTATGTGGGGACACATATTTAATCTGAAGGACCCCCTGGTGGGGGCGGACAACACGTGGGCGCTCTGGACAATCTGCATCGTGGGGGCGTCTGCCGCGATTATGCTGGAACAAAGATATCAGTGGGCGTCGAAGGTCACCGGAGCGCTGATTGCGCTGGTGCTGGCGGTGGCGCTTTCCAATTTCGGGATCATTCCGATGGAATCGGGTGTGTGGGACGCGGTCTGGGACTATGTGGTCCCGCTGTCGATTCCGATGCTTCTGATGAAATGTGACATTCGCAGGGTCGGTCGTGACTCCGGGAGAATTCTCGGGATTTTCCTGATCGGCTCGGTGGGCACCGCCTGCGGCGCCATGATCGGATACGGGCTTTTGCGGCAGTATATTCCGGAGCTGGCGAAGCTGGCCGGCGTATTCACCGCGACCTACATCGGCGGAGCCGTAAATTTTACCGGCGTGGGAAAGGCTCTCGGCGTCTCCGCCGGGACGATGTCCTCTGCGACAATGGCGGACAATACGATGATGGCTATCTGCTTCCTGGTTCTGATGCTGATTCCGTCCGCCGGTTTTTTTCTGAAGAGGTTTTCGCATCCGCTGATCGACGATATAGAAGCGGTGAAGCGTTCCGTCGGTAACGGCGGAGAGGAGGAGTACGAAGGGGCGTTTGCCCGTCCGCGTGAAATCTCTCTGAGGGACATCGCTCTGACCGTTTCCGCCGCGTTTGTGATCGTCAGCATTTCCTTCTTCATGGCGGATATGCTTGGGCGGGTGATTCCCAGAAGCAATTCGGTTCTGATGATGTTCAACACGCTGCTGGGAAACGACTACATTTGGCTCAGCACGATTTCCATGGTCTGCGCCACAGTGAAGCCCCGATTTTTCGGAGGCATCCGCGGGACAGAGGAGATAGGAACATTCTTAATCTATATTTTCTTCTTTGTTATCGGCGTTCCCGCATCAGCGCCGGGAATCATCCAGTCACCCGTCCTGCTCCTTTACGCGGCGATTATCGTCGGCGTGAATATGCTGTTCTGTTTGGTGGCGGGGAAATTCCTGCATTACGATCTGGAAAGCATTATCCTGGCGTCCAACGCGAACATCGGCGGTCCGACGACGGCGGCGGCCATGGCGGTGAGCAAGGGATGGAAGTCGCTGATCGGCCCATCGATTCTGGTGGGGATTATCGGATACGTTCTCGGCACATATATGGGGCTGCTTGTCTGGGGAATTCTGGAATTTTAGCGGGGAACAAAATCACTGTCCGGATTTTTTCCCGGCGCTGCCCGCAGTTTAATTGTGCCGCACTGATGTCCTTCGCGCGGACTGTCGCCGGCAAGGATGCGCGAAAGCCGGCATCGCAATCACTGATATCCTGTCCGTGCGGAGAAACCCGCGCAGCGTCCCTGATTGAATAAATTCTGACGAAACCGCAAAAAAATCCCAAAGTTATAACTAAAGTTCATTGCATAATCCGTGTAAAAGTCTGATAATACAGATAAAAGCTTGCCGGGTTTTCCGGCACGGGCGCGGATTTCTGCCGCATGCCGCCTCCCGTTTGTGCTCGACTTTTTTCAACCGGGGCGGATGGCGGAGGAGCCGTGCAGAAAGGAGTTATTATGTTAAATTCATTTTTTCAGAGTACGCTCGGAAGACCGTCGCTGATCTCACCGGACGACACATGGGCCCTGCTGTTCGTGCTGGTCGTCAGTGTGGCGCTGGCGATCTATCTGGAGCAGAGGTACACCTGGGCGTCCAAACTTTCCGGCGCGATTATCGCACTGATCTTCGCTCTGGTTTTGTCCAACATCGGGATTCTGCCGACGAACAGCACCCTGTATGACGATATCATCTGGGGCTATGCGGTGCCGCTGGGTATTCCTCTTCTGCTACTGCAGTGCAACATGAAGAAGATCTGGAAGGAGACCGGACGCGTCATGATCGTTTTCCTGATCGGCGCGGTGGGAACCTGCCTGGGCGCACTGCTGGCATATCAGCTGCTGCATGACGCGGTGCCTGAGGCAGCCGGCGTAGCGGCAATGATGACCGGTTCCTATATCGGCGGCGGCGTAAACTTCGCCGCGCTGGCGACGCAGTTCAAGGTGAGCGGCGGAACCATCGGAGCGACGACTGTTGCGGACAATCTGCTGATGGCGCTGTACTTCTTCGTCCTGATTTTGTTCGCGGGACTGAAATTCTTCCGCAGCCACTACACCCATCCGCACATCGACGAGGTGGAGAAGAACGGGCTCGGCGATTCGCAGACACAGGCAGCTGCTTACTGGAGCCGCAAAGACATCTCGCTGAAGGACATCGCTCTGAATCTGGCTTACGCTGTGGTCATCGTGTTCTTCTCGAACCTGATTTCCATGGGCATTGCCAATGTCATCCCGACAGACAACGCGATCCTGAAGATGTGTAATACATTCTTCGGCTCTCAGTACGTCTGGATCACCACGCTGTCCATGATCGTCGCCACCTATGGAGAGACGCAGGTACAAAAGCTGAACGGTTCGCAGGAAATCGGTACCTATTTCATCTACCTGTTCCTGTTCGTCATCGGCGTTCCGGCCTCCATCTATCAGATCATCACACAGACGCCGGCGCTGCTGCTGTTCACTGCGATTATGGTAATCGTCAACATGCTGTTCTGCTTCATCGGCGGCAAGCTGCTGCACTTTGACCTGGAGGACTGCATCCTGGCGTCCAACGCGAACATCGGAGGA
Protein-coding sequences here:
- a CDS encoding UDP-glucose--hexose-1-phosphate uridylyltransferase → MELMKDIGLLTEYGIAKGLIEPEDRNYTINRLLEVFGLSVYDPTPAPARGSEAERSDAQTDCPEVRPAPPVLRTGEGGSAATTPQASAPAGPDLAGLLDRLCDEAYSRGLIPENSVTFRDLFDTRLMGILTPRPSRVQKRFRQLYAQSPRLATDGFYRFCKDTNYIRTDRIARDLKWKVDSDYGMIDITINLSKPEKDPRAIAAARSGEQEAGRLADHSPGSFASCQDSSSSRLADCLKGSLADHSKGRPANLASPSPDGRIAYPRCQLCMENEGYAGRPDHPARQNLRIIPLELQGERWGFQYSPYVYYNEHCIILNGRHVPMKIDRGTFRKLFDFLRQFPHYFIGSNADLPIVGGSILTHDHFQGGRYTFAMERAEPEETFCVPGYEEVSAAILHWPLSVIRLRHSDPDRLTDLADHILCAWRNYTDETAGIFAETGGEPHNTITPIARRRGGDYELDLALRNNITTAERPLGLFHPRPEYHHIKKENIGLIEVMGLAVLPSRLKREMELLAECLIRGGDPAEHPSLTKHARWASELRDRYAVIGESNVRDILKEEIGRVFVGVLEDAGVFRCTEEGRRAFRRFISTL
- a CDS encoding DUF819 domain-containing protein; this encodes MWGHIFNLKDPLVGADNTWALWTICIVGASAAIMLEQRYQWASKVTGALIALVLAVALSNFGIIPMESGVWDAVWDYVVPLSIPMLLMKCDIRRVGRDSGRILGIFLIGSVGTACGAMIGYGLLRQYIPELAKLAGVFTATYIGGAVNFTGVGKALGVSAGTMSSATMADNTMMAICFLVLMLIPSAGFFLKRFSHPLIDDIEAVKRSVGNGGEEEYEGAFARPREISLRDIALTVSAAFVIVSISFFMADMLGRVIPRSNSVLMMFNTLLGNDYIWLSTISMVCATVKPRFFGGIRGTEEIGTFLIYIFFFVIGVPASAPGIIQSPVLLLYAAIIVGVNMLFCLVAGKFLHYDLESIILASNANIGGPTTAAAMAVSKGWKSLIGPSILVGIIGYVLGTYMGLLVWGILEF
- the galE gene encoding UDP-glucose 4-epimerase GalE produces the protein MRILVLGGAGYIGSHTVYALAEAGHSVAVIDNLETGHLAAVHPSATFYQGDLRDRDFVDGVLEQETELDAVIHFAANSLVAESMRDPLKYYDNNLCGTKTMLESMVAHGVDKIVFSSTAATYGIPERIPIRETDRTEPVNPYGETKLSMEKMFKWVGKAHGLRFVSLRYFNAAGAHVSGLIGEDHHPETHLIPLILQVPAGKREFISIFGTDYATEDGTCVRDYIHVTDLAQAHIKAVEYLMEGGRSEIFNLGNGVGFSVRQVIDAARRVTGLPVPEREETRRPGDPDVLIASSDKARELLGWKPEHDSLEDIIATAWNWHRRHPDGYRD
- a CDS encoding DUF819 domain-containing protein is translated as MLNSFFQSTLGRPSLISPDDTWALLFVLVVSVALAIYLEQRYTWASKLSGAIIALIFALVLSNIGILPTNSTLYDDIIWGYAVPLGIPLLLLQCNMKKIWKETGRVMIVFLIGAVGTCLGALLAYQLLHDAVPEAAGVAAMMTGSYIGGGVNFAALATQFKVSGGTIGATTVADNLLMALYFFVLILFAGLKFFRSHYTHPHIDEVEKNGLGDSQTQAAAYWSRKDISLKDIALNLAYAVVIVFFSNLISMGIANVIPTDNAILKMCNTFFGSQYVWITTLSMIVATYGETQVQKLNGSQEIGTYFIYLFLFVIGVPASIYQIITQTPALLLFTAIMVIVNMLFCFIGGKLLHFDLEDCILASNANIGGPTTAAGMAISQGWSQLVGPIMLVGTFGYVIGTYLGVVIGGILGA
- a CDS encoding LuxR C-terminal-related transcriptional regulator encodes the protein MQGFLVYIYNIAFIILYMKVMEVCTRAEGSTGLRWIRDLRFLFLMLLVRTVINFAFDMGLIQADVQGMGRFYLNLNTTADALICLFYIWFVTDFLGRKERGGLYFVLAVCAGLEFAAIDASSFTVLAPLGQSAIFLSAVATFVYGVVSSRGNKEESAGVFRRLCMAATGFAAAIFVENIWVYLANGKGWFDFGYRVNPVDYLFSIVMAVWLVRWIRRIDASAENSAIARNLSREKGGEPLRSPVNEQEKMEQFCSYYKMTGRETQVLGLILGGRSNQEIADALFITVGTVKHHVHNIFTKLEIERRSQLMRMFIDFQEPEE